The following is a genomic window from Tripterygium wilfordii isolate XIE 37 chromosome 19, ASM1340144v1, whole genome shotgun sequence.
gaaaatcgCCAAAATGAATTTGGTCAATATTGGCTTCTGaaaaatgaataataaaatCTTTGTCAACAATGAAAGTTTCAACTTCTAAACCTTGTGATTATTTATATATCTCCATTTCAAATTGTGTCAAATGGTTCGGACACCAAAGTTGACCTAGCCACTGAAATtggtaaaaatatatataaataattgaaTCATTGGTACAAATAATAAAACGTTTGTGGGGGATAAGAAGAAGTTCTAATCAATTGTCCTTgctagttttaaaaaaatatgttagtTGCCTAGCTGGGGTTCTAATCAACTGTTCTGCCTTTCAACTTGGCATACTTTATTCAACTAGTGGGAAATTAACAATTGCTTAATTCAAGCCAGATTCCACGACAAGCGCTTTATCTTACCAATTAGGTGAGATTAACATTAAATCAATAATGTTGATAGTGAATTAAAAAATTCATAATCCATCAAGGGTGGCCATGAAAAAAAATAGTGCACATAAAAGTAAAATATGCAAGTGGGCATTACTAATTTCCTTGCATATATACCTCAAAGAAATGTGATATAAATTAATTGCAAGTGCAAGTGTGTGGGATTGTATGTATTGTCTCTGTTAATCATGGATTTCTCTGAGTTCAATCTGTTGGATTCTTTAGAGTTCGAGAGAAATGAGAGAGAGGGTATTTGGCTTTCAATTCACCCCCATCAGTTGATACTCAGTGAAGAGATgaaggatgatgatgaagaaattCTTTGTCGCTGGTGTTTGGATAAAGTGAAGGATGCTCACTACTACAATTGCGAAGACTGCTCTTTCTCTCTTCACGAGTCTTGTGCAGCCCATACTTTGTCAGGTTCTAACCATAATTGGACTTCCATAAACGAGGAGGAGGATGGATGTTATAATTGTTGCTGGTGTTGTGGGGAAATAGTCTCAGTCTCAGACAGTTCTCCAAGCTATGTATGTCGCACCTGCAAAGTGTTTCTTCACGAGAGTTGTGGCAGCAATTTGCCAAGGGAGATTAAGCACGTTTTCCACCGCAAACACCCTCTTTTTCTTCTACCCACCTGCATATCCAATCATAAATATTTTGACACCTTTTTTTACTGCTGCCACTGTTGCAAATTCACCCTCGACATGAAGACTGCTCTCGAACAACCACCTCTGTGCTTACAAGAACCAGAAAATTACAAACATCAATTTATTCCCCTGATGAGTTCAGATTATTCTGGTCCCTGTGATGCTTGTGGCAGAGGATTCGCACAGTTTGGGGTGTTAAATGGCCCTTTCCTGTGCACCATTTGTCGTATCGTTGTTCACGACAAATGCACCTCACTCCCACACACAATCAATATCTTACATCATAATCACCCCCTCACCCATACTTTCTTGATTCTACTTAAAGAAGAAGACATGCCTTCTGTCGATCAAATAAATTGTCCAATTTGCCGTTACAAGCTTCGCACGGATTGTGGAATTTACTATTGCGCAGGCTGCCACTTTGCTACCCACGTGAGTTGCGGGATCGACAATCAGATCATCTCAACAAAGAACCCCATTGTTCATGTTCAAGATGCAATTGTTGATCCTTTCAATAAGATTAAGCTGACGGAAGACGAGTTGCCGGTAGATATTAAGCACTTCAGTCATGAGCACATATTAAGACTCTGTGATGAAATAGAGGATAAATGTTGTGATGGCTGCATCCGACCTATCTCACATCCATTTTACAGGTGCGTAGAGTGTGAATTTTTTCTCCACAAGGCCTGCATTGACTTGCCCAACCAAATAACACCTGCTTTTCATAAACACCCCCTAACCCTTCTTCCAAGTACAACTGATGACATTAATGCTATTTTCCGTTGTTCTCTATGTTCTAACGATTGCCATGGCTTCGTATATTCTTGTGAAGAATGCGAGAATTTCTATGTTGATGTTCGATGTGCATCAATCCCGCTAAACTTTAGACATCCTGGTCATGATCACATACTCTCTTTAACTCTTAGAGGCACTATGTTTTTACATTGTGACTCTTGCGGCTGTTTCGTAtctaaatatatatttcaatgCACTGAGTGTCCATTTGGCATAAATTATCGATGTGCTACACTACCATTTATAGCTAAATATTGGTTTCATGAACATCCTCTCGCGCTCACCTATCATACAATTGATGACGGTTCAGATGCCTATTACTGTGATATTtgtgaaaaagagagaaatccaAAGCATTGGTATTACTATTGTGCTCAATGCGACTATGGTGCTCACCCTGATTGTGCTCTTGGTAACTATCCATATCTTCTTCCAGGACGATTATTCGACATATCACGCCATTTTTTCATCATCCATGGGTCTGATTTTGAGCACCGCATTGATTTATGTAGTGACTGTCGTTCACTCCCTCTGATTCCAAAAACATTTAGTGATCACAAGTTACATAAACATTCTCTCATCATAGCCAACCACGATCTGGGAAAGGAAATATGTGGTATATGCCAGAAAACAATACATAGTGTTTGGTTTGGTTGTGAAAAATGTGATTTTTATGCTCATCCTACATGTCTTCTGGGTGATGCCATTACTGTTCAATGTCGCGAAATGACTCTTAATATTGTCAAAAGAACAAGATGGGGGTGTCTTCCATGTATGGTGTGCGATAACGATTGCAGGGACGCATGCCTCAAATGTCCCAAAGTTGAATGCAGCTTTTGTGTTCATCTCGATTGTGCAATTTCTCTTTCTATGTCCTAAAGTTTGGGACTGTCTTCCCATGTATTGGTATTGACTAGTACCATACATATTACTTCACTCCTGtgtatctttcaaattaatgaAGCTTTTAGTGTTGCATGCACCTTAATTTGTTTACAATGTGAAGTATTGAATGTTAAGTGAGCCCTACATATATTTGTTTCTACTTTATAGTCAATGACTATTTCAGATGTCATGTTGATTTGGGGATAAAATGCGTCACAATCACTTTTTCGTACAAACAATAAAATCTTTGTCAGCTTCAACTTCTAAGCCTTCTTATTTTTATCCGACCTTCAAGATTATGAGTAGTAAAATTGGAGGTTGGGCCTTCAATTGAACCACATAAGTTgatttttagtagagaagacCAGCCGAAAAATGATGACcacgatgatgatgataaagTAAATCTATGTTATTGATGTTGGGAACCATAGAATATAATAAATATGAATTTTACTTGAATTTTACCTCATCCaaaaataatatgaattttATAGTTGCAATGTTCTTACTTTTCATCCATACATACATGCGGCAAGTCCCACAATAAATGTGTAGCcccatttatatatttttatatatgtacatacataAGTTCTCATATGTGAACCAACACACACTGttgacaaattcaaagcttCACTTGGAAGCTTGTTTTGCTGGACcgcttttgttttttaattattttatttctttatcaAATTATAactaattcaaaatttattttattaaaaataaatacctCACAATTTATTAGTCAATTTCTTTTTTACTACTTTTCAGCTAGTATTGCAAATTACAAGAATCGCTCTATCAAACATAGTAATTTTTAGGCGATGAGAGATATATGCTAGCGACAGGTAAGATTTGGTCAAAACCCATGTGGATAGGGGTCTAGATCctacaaataaatatttcaattggttggttcgaactcccgacTTTGGGCACTATACACCTTAAGTCTAGAGAGATAATTGACTAAGTTATGGCAAATTAGtttcatccatatatatatgtatgtatgtatgtatgtatgtatatgagtACTTTTTTTACTTGATGGGAGATATTATGAATTGTGTTTGGCTGATTAAAGTAAAAGTAGTAGGAGTAAGAGTGGCCGATAAAAgtataaataaaaatagaacaagCAACGAATCACAAATTAACATATACGTGGTATGGGATTAGACATGTGGTTTGTCAAACATTGATCCTCTTTAGATATGTGGATTACATAAATTTCCACACCATGCGAGTGACATGTAAACTAGATCAAAAGTTACGCGGGTATGGGCCCAGATTCTACAAAGAAATATCTTTGTTGGTGGGTTCGAACTCTCAACCTCGGATACCATACATCTTAAGTCCGAAATGATAATCAATTAGGCATATGGTTTAattcatatttttaaatatacatacatatatatatatatatacatatatatatatatatatatatatatatatatatatataggagacgTATTTTTACTTGATGAGAGGGATTATGAATTGTGTTTTACTGATTAAAGTAAAAGTAGGAGTAGGAGTGGCCAAACAaaagtagaaagaaaaaatCGAAAAAGGCATTAATTAACATAAACAAATGGTGTATATGGTGTgccccttttaaaaaaaaagaaaaaagagaagaagacatGTGGTGTGTCAAACAATATTGATGCTCTAACTCTTTAGTGTGTttagtacaaaaaaaaaagaagaagaaaaaagaagctttCAGTTCACCAATCACCATCGGGTAGATGATAAAACTAAAGTTGTTTGTGGTTGGTGTTTGGAACAAGCTTCCTTCCAATTGCAATGTTTTTATTAAAGACTGATGATAAAACTAAAGCTGATGATAAAACTAAAGTTGTTTGTGGTTGGTGTTTGGAATTGAACAAGCTTCCTTCCAATTGCAATGTTTTTATTAAAGACTGATGCAAAGTAAGTCTGGTAGATGATTGATTTGGCCCCATTCATCCCAATTGCATCATTAAAAGTAGGGGGAAAATCCATCTATTAGGCACTGCCAAAAGCATATATATCACTGTCGTTAGTGCATGGAACAATTTCTTTACTCAAAATCTTTGATTATGATTCTTTATTTACACTTTTTTCATTCTTTAATTACTGGATCCAATATTTTTCCAATATAAATTATCTAATATATTCTAATACAAGATTTCAAGTAGTAAGAGGTAGAGAAATGCATCACTGGATCAAAACAGTGATATTACTTGTTTGGATGTGATCATATGTACTCTGTTTGTTATGAAAGTTTCATTTGAACATTCTTATATACTTAATATTATTATGTATTGTGAGTGAAAGTGAAGTTTTCAGTTATGATTTCTATATGATTAATCAGTGCGTAAAAGCATGGAGCTCTCTTGGTTAAATCAGTACTCTATTTGACTAGTTTTTTTGGTTCGGAAAGATATCGACAATAGGTCTCATTGGACAGAGCTTTCCGTGCTAATTCTagattcataaaataaaaatatatatatatctgacacgtattttgagagataaaataatgttttgaagtttgtttaaagtaaaaaaagtaaataatgtTAGCAGGACTTCACCAGAGAGTGAAACAAAATAGAACACCCTCAATACATATACCTATGAGGGCAAAATTAtatatcttttaatttttatttggatgGAGTTTGTAGTTAATGAAATTTTAATGCATTATTTTAAAGTATTATtttaatgattaaaaaaaatcgaCAAAACCAATAAATTGCACCCAATATGATTCAGCAACTTCAAACACAGCGAACAGCTAACTAACTTGCATACCTCAAAgaagttatatatatgtatatatatatatatatgtatatatatatatatatgtatgtatgtatgtatgtatatgaatTGCTAGTGCAAGTGTGTGGGATTGGATGTAGCCTGTCAATCATGGATTCTCTCGAGTTTAGTGGGAGTGATTCTTATGAGTTGATTACAAAAAAGATAGGTGAGAGAGAGAATGTCAGGCTTTCAATTCACCCGCATGAATTGATATTCAGTGAAGAGATGAAGAATGATGAAGAAATTCTTTGTCTTTGTCGTTGGTGTTGGGATCAAGTAAAGGATGCTAACTACAATTGCAAAGACTGCTCTTTCTCTCTTCACCATTCTTGTGCTGAAGACATTGTTGAGCAGTGGGAGAACCACGATTGGACTTCCATTAACGAGGACGTTTATGGATGTTataattgttgcatttgtgggGAAATAGTCTCTGCCACCGCAGACAGTCCTCCAAGCTATGTATGTCGCGACTGCAACATTTCTCTTCACAAGAGCTGTGCCAGAAAATTGCCAACTGAGATTAAGCACTTTTTTCACCACAAACACCCTCTTTTTCGTATCTCGAATTGCAAATGGGACGACAGATACTCTCTTGACAAAGGTGCCTATGTTTACTGCTGCCATTGTTGCAATTTCAACCTCGACATGAAGACTGCTCTCCAACAACCACCTTTGTGCTTACAAGAACCCGAAAATCACAAACATCAATTTATTTCCCTGATGAGGTCAGTTTATTCTTGTCCCTGTGATGCCTGTGGCCTCCAATTAGAACAGTATGGGTCGTCAAAAGGATCTTTCCTATGCATCATTTGTCAGATCATTGTTCACGACGACTGCACCTCACTCCCCTACACAATCAATATATATCATCATAATCACCCCCTCACCCATACTTTCTTCTTTCTACTTAAAGAAGATGACTTGCCTCCTGTTGATCAATTGAACTGTCGAATTTGCCATACCGAGTTTGACAAGGATTTTGGAGGTTACTATTGAGCAGGCTGCCACTTTGCTACTCACGTGCGTTGTGTACGCCAGAATATGATCTTAGCAAATAACCCACTTTTCCATGCTCAAGATGAAATTATTGATCCTTTCAAGAAGATTGAGCTGACAGAATTGCCAGTAGAGATTAAGCACTTCAGTCATGAGCACATATTAAGCCGCAGTGA
Proteins encoded in this region:
- the LOC119985306 gene encoding uncharacterized protein LOC119985306 encodes the protein MDFSEFNLLDSLEFERNEREGIWLSIHPHQLILSEEMKDDDEEILCRWCLDKVKDAHYYNCEDCSFSLHESCAAHTLSGSNHNWTSINEEEDGCYNCCWCCGEIVSVSDSSPSYVCRTCKVFLHESCGSNLPREIKHVFHRKHPLFLLPTCISNHKYFDTFFYCCHCCKFTLDMKTALEQPPLCLQEPENYKHQFIPLMSSDYSGPCDACGRGFAQFGVLNGPFLCTICRIVVHDKCTSLPHTINILHHNHPLTHTFLILLKEEDMPSVDQINCPICRYKLRTDCGIYYCAGCHFATHVSCGIDNQIISTKNPIVHVQDAIVDPFNKIKLTEDELPVDIKHFSHEHILRLCDEIEDKCCDGCIRPISHPFYRTIIRHITPFFHHPWV